A window from Vulcanimicrobium alpinum encodes these proteins:
- a CDS encoding homoserine dehydrogenase, producing MEDSVLTLSGVPSPSDAPSIATAGTATTRVDGIGLLGCGTVGASVARRLLALHPQLVRAIAVRDPHKPRAVEWADFESDPFEVVDDPAVRVVVECIGGVGLARELVLRAIARGKDVVTANKDLIATEGPWLAAFAARTGASLRYEAAVGGAIPIVRAMAGSLANEDVLEIGGVVNGTTNFILDAMSDGAGYDEALAEAQRLGYAETDPRADVDGHDAAHKLAILAGLAFHRPSVSGRIARRGIGALTAEDVRAGAERGWRLKLLAVARRVEEPPAAEGDRALVVEAGVTPAYVPADHPFARPRGAENVVRVVGAGCGELLFAGTGAGGDPTASAVVADVVAALESRERHVPAHAGPDLQTVPLRLPAFERVRDGVRSAIPVWAAA from the coding sequence ATGGAGGATTCCGTGCTGACCCTCTCCGGCGTTCCGTCTCCGTCCGATGCCCCGTCGATTGCGACGGCCGGCACCGCGACGACGCGCGTCGACGGTATCGGGCTCCTCGGTTGCGGGACCGTCGGCGCGAGCGTCGCGCGGCGTCTGCTCGCGCTGCATCCGCAGCTGGTCCGCGCGATCGCGGTGCGCGATCCGCACAAGCCGCGCGCGGTCGAATGGGCCGATTTCGAGAGCGATCCGTTCGAGGTGGTCGACGATCCGGCGGTGCGCGTCGTGGTGGAGTGCATCGGCGGCGTCGGCCTCGCGCGCGAACTGGTGCTGCGGGCGATCGCGCGCGGCAAAGACGTCGTCACCGCGAACAAAGACCTGATCGCGACGGAGGGGCCGTGGCTCGCTGCGTTCGCCGCCCGCACCGGCGCGTCGCTGCGCTACGAAGCCGCGGTCGGCGGCGCGATCCCGATCGTGCGCGCGATGGCCGGTTCGCTCGCGAACGAGGACGTGCTCGAGATCGGCGGCGTCGTGAACGGGACGACCAACTTCATCCTCGACGCGATGAGCGACGGCGCCGGCTACGACGAGGCGCTCGCGGAGGCGCAGCGGCTCGGCTACGCCGAGACGGATCCGCGCGCCGACGTCGACGGGCACGACGCGGCGCACAAGCTCGCGATCCTCGCCGGGCTGGCGTTTCATCGTCCGTCGGTCTCGGGACGCATCGCTCGCCGCGGTATCGGCGCTTTGACCGCCGAGGACGTGCGGGCGGGCGCGGAGCGGGGCTGGCGGCTCAAACTGCTCGCTGTGGCGCGCCGGGTGGAGGAACCGCCGGCGGCTGAGGGCGACCGTGCGCTGGTCGTCGAGGCGGGCGTGACGCCCGCGTACGTCCCGGCCGACCACCCGTTCGCACGCCCGCGCGGCGCTGAGAACGTCGTCCGGGTCGTCGGTGCCGGCTGCGGCGAGCTGCTCTTCGCGGGAACCGGGGCGGGCGGCGACCCGACGGCCTCCGCCGTGGTCGCCGACGTCGTCGCGGCGCTCGAATCGCGCGAGCGCCATGTCCCCGCGCATGCCGGCCCCGATCTCCAGACGGTGCCGCTCCGGCTGCCGGCGTTCGAGCGCGTGCGGGACGGGGTGCGTTCGGCGATTCCGGTGTGGGCGGCCGCGTAG
- a CDS encoding homoserine O-acetyltransferase family protein: MSEVLERDVEVGTIELTSGETLHSVVQRVTLYGAAPRPDGSNVVFAPHALTGSSRVADWWDGIFGPGALFDPARWCIAGVNALGGCYGSTGPTSLAPDGTRWGPRFPVVTVADMVEAQRRALAALGVERFGVIIGGSLGGFQTLQWVRAHGDRVAHAIVVGAYDHLRAQGIAQNGAARDAIALDPAFRGGWYDAAPVAGLRLARAIATLTYKSEYLFEARFANRPDRKGGDPSRRLDDRFDVEGYLDHQGDLFAARIDANSYRTLTRAMDLFDLRGREAPAGPTRLTFVGIAGDQLYPPEHVWSCAARWAEAGWDAGYRHQHSDHGHDAFLAEPDQLAALLRDELARGAEGASSCAEGAERATVAACSRTA, encoded by the coding sequence GTGAGCGAGGTTCTCGAGCGCGACGTCGAGGTCGGCACGATCGAGCTGACCTCCGGCGAAACGCTCCACAGCGTCGTGCAGCGGGTCACGCTGTACGGCGCTGCGCCGCGGCCCGACGGCAGCAACGTCGTCTTCGCGCCGCACGCGCTCACCGGGTCGTCGCGGGTCGCCGACTGGTGGGACGGGATTTTCGGCCCCGGCGCCCTCTTCGACCCGGCGCGCTGGTGCATCGCCGGCGTCAACGCGCTCGGCGGCTGCTACGGTTCGACCGGACCGACGTCGCTCGCGCCCGACGGCACGCGCTGGGGGCCGCGCTTTCCGGTGGTGACCGTCGCCGATATGGTGGAGGCGCAGCGGCGCGCGCTCGCAGCGCTCGGGGTCGAGCGTTTCGGCGTGATCATCGGCGGCTCGCTCGGCGGATTTCAAACGCTGCAATGGGTGCGGGCGCACGGCGACCGCGTCGCGCACGCGATCGTGGTGGGCGCGTACGATCACTTGCGCGCGCAGGGGATCGCGCAGAACGGTGCGGCGCGCGACGCGATCGCGCTCGACCCCGCGTTTCGCGGCGGCTGGTACGACGCGGCGCCGGTCGCGGGGCTGCGGCTCGCGCGCGCGATCGCGACACTGACATACAAGAGCGAGTATCTCTTCGAAGCGCGTTTCGCGAACCGCCCCGACCGCAAAGGCGGCGATCCGTCCCGCCGGCTCGACGACCGTTTCGACGTCGAGGGATATCTCGACCATCAAGGCGATCTGTTCGCGGCGCGCATCGACGCGAACAGTTACCGGACGCTGACCCGCGCGATGGATCTGTTCGATCTGCGCGGACGCGAAGCGCCGGCGGGGCCGACGCGGCTGACGTTCGTGGGGATCGCCGGCGATCAGCTCTATCCGCCCGAGCACGTCTGGTCGTGCGCGGCGCGCTGGGCCGAGGCCGGGTGGGACGCCGGCTACCGGCATCAGCACAGCGATCACGGGCACGACGCATTCTTGGCGGAGCCCGATCAGCTGGCGGCGCTGCTGCGCGACGAACTCGCGCGCGGCGCCGAAGGGGCGTCCTCTTGCGCGGAGGGCGCCGAGCGTGCTACGGTCGCGGCATGTTCGCGCACGGCGTGA
- a CDS encoding homocysteine synthase — MSSTLDPAAARGFETVALHGGHDGDPTTKARAVPIYQTTSYNFDDTSHAARLFALQEFGNIYTRIMNPTTDVFEQRVAALEGGVGALAVASGQAAVVYSILNIARAGDHIVSAASLYGGTYNAFEHTLPRFGIEVTLVDASDPAAFAAAVKPNTKAFFAETIGNPAVDVLDVEAIAKAAHDAGVPLIVDNTLATSYLLRPIEHGADVVVHSATKFIGGHGTTIGGVIVDSGKFDWTQGRHPEFTTPDPSYHGLKYVEALGPLAYILKARVQLLRDVGAALSPFNAFLLLQGLETLGLRIERHSANALRVAEFLRDHPAVRWVRYPGLPGDPAYARAQKYLPKGAGAILTFGVKGGADEARALIDRLQLFSLLANVGDAKSLVIHPASTTHQQLSPADQIASGVSDDLIRLSVGIESIDDIVGDLKQALG, encoded by the coding sequence ATGAGCAGTACCCTCGACCCGGCCGCTGCGCGCGGCTTCGAAACGGTCGCCCTGCACGGCGGCCACGACGGCGATCCGACCACCAAAGCGCGTGCCGTTCCGATCTATCAGACGACGTCGTACAACTTCGACGATACGTCGCATGCGGCGCGCCTGTTCGCGCTGCAAGAGTTCGGCAACATCTACACGCGCATCATGAACCCGACAACCGATGTGTTCGAACAGCGCGTCGCCGCGCTCGAAGGCGGCGTCGGCGCGCTCGCGGTCGCCAGCGGCCAGGCCGCGGTCGTGTACTCGATCCTCAACATCGCACGCGCGGGCGATCACATCGTCAGCGCCGCGTCGTTGTACGGCGGCACGTATAACGCGTTCGAGCACACGCTCCCGCGGTTCGGGATCGAGGTGACGCTGGTCGACGCGTCCGACCCGGCGGCGTTCGCCGCGGCGGTCAAGCCGAACACGAAAGCGTTCTTTGCCGAGACGATCGGCAACCCGGCCGTCGACGTCCTCGATGTCGAAGCGATCGCGAAAGCGGCGCACGACGCCGGCGTTCCGCTCATCGTCGACAACACGCTCGCCACGTCGTATCTGCTCCGCCCGATCGAGCACGGCGCCGACGTTGTCGTGCACTCCGCGACGAAGTTCATCGGCGGTCACGGCACGACGATCGGCGGCGTCATCGTCGACTCCGGTAAGTTTGACTGGACGCAAGGCCGGCATCCGGAGTTCACGACCCCCGATCCGTCATACCACGGCCTGAAGTACGTTGAAGCGCTCGGGCCGCTGGCCTACATCCTGAAAGCGCGCGTGCAATTGCTGCGCGACGTCGGAGCGGCGCTCTCGCCGTTCAACGCGTTCCTGCTGCTGCAGGGACTCGAGACGCTCGGTCTGCGCATCGAGCGCCACAGCGCGAACGCGTTGCGGGTCGCCGAGTTTCTGCGCGATCATCCGGCGGTGCGCTGGGTGCGGTATCCGGGCCTTCCCGGCGATCCTGCGTACGCGCGCGCGCAGAAGTATCTGCCCAAAGGCGCGGGCGCGATCCTGACCTTCGGCGTGAAAGGCGGCGCCGACGAGGCGCGTGCGCTGATCGATCGTCTGCAGTTGTTCTCGCTGCTGGCGAACGTCGGCGACGCGAAGTCGCTCGTGATCCATCCGGCGTCGACGACGCACCAGCAGCTCTCGCCGGCGGATCAGATCGCGAGCGGCGTGAGCGACGACTTGATCCGCCTCTCGGTGGGGATCGAGTCGATCGACGACATCGTCGGCGATCTCAAACAGGCGCTCGGGTGA
- a CDS encoding YncE family protein, whose protein sequence is MLTPAAPPQPVPVYSGFDYVTVDAARRRVYAAHTGARALLVVDADSGAVLGQVRTGASHGIAVDPSTGHVFVGAEKSVMEVDPVAMKVVKSVEVGSAVDALAFDRSTERVYVAEDDGTHLYVVDANSFKVVKSIEIPGHKPEYLAVNPKTHEVYQNIDNVHEIAVIDPSGLRVSRTIPTPELVHNHPLQCDAEFDQIVVGGGDAADPAKGLFVAYTPDGKKIGQVGSARFDQCDLDAKQHIVACGGGGGVTRFQLTKNGAPTVLDTTKVDAAVGTVGIDSSNHAVWTVWGDRNAKGTGDFVQRLNPSP, encoded by the coding sequence GTGCTGACACCTGCTGCTCCGCCGCAACCCGTCCCCGTCTACAGCGGCTTCGATTACGTTACCGTCGACGCGGCGCGGCGGCGCGTCTATGCCGCGCACACCGGTGCGCGGGCCCTGCTGGTCGTGGACGCCGACTCCGGAGCGGTCCTCGGACAAGTGCGTACCGGCGCGTCGCACGGCATCGCGGTCGATCCGTCGACGGGTCACGTGTTCGTCGGTGCCGAGAAGTCCGTCATGGAAGTGGATCCCGTGGCGATGAAGGTCGTCAAGAGCGTTGAGGTGGGCTCAGCCGTCGACGCGCTCGCGTTCGACCGCTCCACGGAACGGGTGTATGTCGCGGAGGACGACGGCACGCATCTGTACGTCGTCGATGCGAACTCGTTCAAGGTCGTGAAGTCGATTGAGATCCCGGGCCACAAGCCCGAGTATCTCGCCGTCAACCCGAAGACGCACGAGGTGTATCAGAACATCGACAACGTGCACGAGATTGCGGTGATCGACCCGTCGGGGCTGCGGGTGTCGCGAACGATTCCGACACCCGAGCTGGTGCACAACCACCCGCTGCAGTGCGATGCGGAGTTCGATCAGATCGTCGTCGGCGGCGGAGATGCGGCCGACCCCGCCAAGGGCCTCTTCGTCGCTTATACGCCGGACGGGAAGAAGATCGGGCAGGTCGGTTCGGCCCGCTTCGACCAGTGCGACCTCGACGCCAAGCAGCATATCGTCGCTTGCGGCGGCGGGGGCGGCGTGACGCGCTTCCAGTTGACGAAGAACGGCGCCCCGACGGTGCTCGATACGACGAAGGTCGATGCGGCGGTGGGCACGGTCGGGATCGATTCGTCCAATCATGCCGTCTGGACCGTATGGGGCGACCGCAACGCCAAGGGCACCGGCGACTTCGTCCAGCGCCTCAACCCGAGCCCTTGA